In Xanthocytophaga agilis, a genomic segment contains:
- a CDS encoding amidohydrolase family protein, with amino-acid sequence MTFSFKLPLWVCVILGSLLLCYTPDPSFANNPTSFADSLKVTLTEGTNMAISISPDRKWLALDVQGTIWVLSVTGGEAHPVTDAFGDNRQPAWSPDGSQIAFQSFRDGTYHIWTVKKDGSGLKQQTFGVYDDREPHWAPDGKSLVFSSDRADNYDIWQLDMQSGKIIQLTTDIANDYCPAYNAEGTRIVFVSERSTGPGVYVREDNGKEKLVSKVDGKLCAPAWNSTGTHISYNAFSAQGSFLEQIRVSDGNKLILSDPQEDVFPFRAEWLSVDEFLYTADGQIKRRKVGKKGFKSIPFKAIVTIPKRNYARKRYSFDNHGPMVVKGIKGPVVSPDGRRIAFAALSDIWILENGKAEPMAITHDPYLDVDPAWSPDGSRLVYISDRNGGMDLWMRNLKTEKDSCLVDLPDDLNFPAWSPDGTKIAFYQGDPRNAWGRGTLSVINLSSGKIEKVHESLFVPSQPSWSADNKTIAISSLQVYSSRYREGISEILLVSLDGKPDRYVSPVPDNTLAMRGKNGPVWSPDGSKMAYTLDGLLWMVPVDLSGNLVGPPKRLTNELAEVPSWTGDSQRIVFLATDTLKQVSVADGKIEVIPMHLTWQYKQASESIIVHAGQLFNGLSATYQKNVDIVIEGNRIKEIVPHQTGRIGKIIDASDKTVIPGLFEMHTHQYAMTGEKQGRLWLSYGITSIREPGADPYDALERKESWASGARKGPRQFFTGGLTDGSRIYYGLATSIHSEAHLELELKRSIRLEYDLIKTYVRMPDLMQQRITTFAHAHGIPVSSHEIYPAMGYAVDAVEHIGGTSRRGYSPKISAVNRTYQDVIELLAKSEMNITPTAALQGGFHAMAAKYPALYENRQYTTFYSPEFTASMKASTGQIAKLYPGFLTNFASLQSTVKRLIAAGAHVTTGTDSPFVPYGTSLHTELQCWVDGGVTPFEALRSATLWAAEAVGVSKDLGSVEPGKLADLVIVTGDPLTQIRDAWNVETVIKNGEVYSLEELLKRP; translated from the coding sequence ATGACATTTTCATTTAAACTACCACTATGGGTTTGTGTAATCCTTGGATCACTTCTACTGTGTTACACACCAGACCCATCTTTTGCAAATAATCCCACCTCATTTGCTGATTCGCTAAAAGTTACCCTTACTGAGGGAACTAATATGGCGATAAGTATATCTCCAGATCGAAAATGGCTGGCATTGGATGTCCAGGGAACCATCTGGGTACTCTCTGTAACAGGAGGCGAAGCACATCCGGTTACAGATGCTTTCGGCGATAATCGCCAGCCAGCTTGGTCTCCGGATGGGAGTCAGATTGCTTTTCAGTCATTTCGGGATGGAACTTACCACATCTGGACAGTAAAGAAAGATGGGAGTGGATTGAAGCAACAAACATTTGGTGTGTATGATGATCGTGAACCTCATTGGGCGCCAGACGGAAAGAGTCTCGTCTTTTCTTCTGACAGAGCCGACAATTATGATATCTGGCAACTGGATATGCAATCAGGTAAGATAATACAACTTACAACAGATATCGCAAATGATTACTGTCCAGCCTATAATGCTGAAGGTACACGTATAGTATTTGTCTCTGAACGTAGTACAGGTCCTGGTGTTTATGTGAGAGAGGATAATGGAAAAGAGAAATTGGTTTCTAAGGTAGATGGAAAGTTATGTGCACCTGCCTGGAATAGTACAGGTACACATATATCCTATAATGCCTTTTCTGCGCAAGGTAGCTTTCTGGAACAGATTCGTGTATCTGATGGTAATAAACTTATCTTGAGTGATCCACAGGAGGATGTTTTTCCTTTTCGAGCTGAGTGGTTATCTGTTGATGAGTTTTTGTATACTGCAGATGGGCAAATCAAACGAAGGAAAGTAGGGAAAAAAGGCTTTAAGAGTATTCCTTTTAAAGCAATTGTCACTATACCAAAACGAAACTATGCTCGTAAAAGATATAGTTTTGATAATCATGGTCCTATGGTCGTTAAAGGTATCAAAGGCCCTGTTGTATCACCTGATGGGCGAAGGATTGCCTTTGCTGCATTAAGTGATATCTGGATATTAGAAAATGGAAAGGCTGAACCTATGGCAATTACCCATGATCCTTACCTGGATGTTGATCCTGCCTGGTCGCCGGATGGTTCACGACTGGTATATATCTCTGACCGGAATGGAGGTATGGATCTTTGGATGCGTAATCTGAAAACTGAAAAAGATAGTTGCCTGGTTGATTTACCAGATGATCTCAACTTTCCTGCTTGGTCGCCAGATGGTACTAAAATTGCCTTTTATCAAGGTGATCCACGCAATGCATGGGGGAGAGGGACATTGAGTGTGATTAATTTATCTTCTGGAAAGATTGAGAAAGTGCATGAGTCATTGTTCGTTCCCAGTCAGCCAAGCTGGTCTGCTGATAATAAGACGATTGCTATTTCATCACTACAGGTATATTCATCCCGGTATCGTGAAGGTATTAGTGAAATTTTGCTGGTATCTCTGGATGGAAAGCCTGATCGGTATGTTTCGCCTGTACCTGACAATACATTGGCAATGCGGGGAAAGAATGGTCCTGTATGGTCTCCTGATGGGAGTAAAATGGCTTATACACTGGATGGACTGTTATGGATGGTACCTGTAGATCTATCCGGAAATCTGGTCGGACCTCCTAAGCGCCTGACTAATGAATTGGCAGAAGTACCTAGCTGGACAGGAGACTCTCAGCGTATTGTTTTTCTGGCGACTGATACACTGAAACAGGTATCTGTTGCAGATGGTAAAATAGAGGTTATTCCTATGCATCTTACCTGGCAGTACAAACAGGCCTCAGAAAGTATTATAGTTCATGCCGGGCAGTTATTTAATGGGCTTTCAGCTACTTATCAGAAAAATGTAGACATTGTAATTGAAGGCAATCGAATTAAAGAAATAGTTCCCCATCAGACAGGACGAATAGGGAAGATAATTGATGCGTCTGACAAAACGGTAATTCCTGGGTTGTTTGAGATGCATACTCATCAATATGCAATGACAGGAGAGAAGCAAGGCAGACTTTGGTTATCCTATGGTATTACATCTATACGAGAGCCTGGAGCAGATCCTTATGACGCATTGGAGCGAAAAGAATCGTGGGCGAGTGGCGCACGAAAAGGCCCCCGGCAATTTTTTACAGGAGGACTTACGGATGGTAGCCGGATCTACTATGGCTTAGCCACCAGTATTCATTCGGAAGCTCATCTGGAACTGGAATTAAAGAGATCTATTCGTTTAGAATATGATCTGATTAAAACCTATGTACGTATGCCTGATTTGATGCAGCAACGGATCACAACCTTTGCACATGCACATGGGATTCCGGTTTCGTCCCATGAAATTTATCCGGCAATGGGCTATGCTGTTGATGCAGTGGAGCATATCGGCGGAACTAGCCGCAGGGGATACTCCCCTAAGATCTCAGCTGTAAATCGTACCTATCAGGATGTAATTGAACTATTGGCAAAGTCAGAAATGAATATTACTCCTACAGCTGCTTTGCAAGGTGGTTTTCATGCTATGGCGGCCAAATATCCTGCATTATATGAGAATCGCCAGTATACAACCTTTTATTCTCCTGAATTCACTGCCAGTATGAAAGCCAGTACAGGACAGATTGCTAAGTTGTATCCCGGTTTCCTGACAAATTTTGCCAGTCTTCAGAGTACTGTAAAACGCTTGATTGCGGCTGGTGCCCATGTGACAACCGGAACAGATAGCCCTTTTGTTCCCTATGGTACCAGCTTACATACCGAACTACAATGCTGGGTAGATGGAGGTGTTACCCCATTTGAAGCACTTCGGTCTGCAACTTTATGGGCGGCAGAAGCTGTTGGCGTTAGTAAGGACCTGGGATCGGTAGAGCCTGGTAAGCTTGCCGATCTGGTCATTGTGACAGGTGATCCCCTCACACAAATCAGGGATGCTTGGAATGTTGAGACTGTAATTAAGAATGGCGAAGTATATTCCCTGGAAGAATTATTAAAGAGACCCTGA
- a CDS encoding GH12 family glycosyl hydrolase domain-containing protein translates to MKRILLAFVLAGVLSACQKDASISVRSEVKANWSSSAQWATWTNGGYTLYNNIWGSGAGAQTIWANSYSNWGVWANHPNTGGIKSYPNATKYVGKKLSALSACSSTFSATTPSGGAWESAYDIWDSANAYEIMLWMNYTGTSSGSGNVKPISYNWSAAGDAVPVFTNVNVGGRTWNVFRGNNGSNEVFSFLATTKTNNATVDIKAILNWIKSKGWIGDITVGNVQFGYEITSSTGGLNYTTNSFSVTAN, encoded by the coding sequence ATGAAAAGAATTTTATTAGCATTTGTTTTGGCTGGTGTACTAAGCGCGTGTCAGAAAGACGCGAGTATTTCTGTAAGATCCGAAGTAAAAGCCAACTGGTCATCTTCTGCTCAATGGGCTACATGGACCAATGGTGGATACACGTTATACAACAATATCTGGGGAAGTGGGGCTGGTGCACAAACAATCTGGGCTAATTCGTATAGCAACTGGGGTGTATGGGCAAACCATCCCAACACAGGAGGTATTAAATCGTATCCTAACGCTACCAAATATGTTGGCAAAAAATTGAGTGCGTTGTCTGCCTGTTCCAGTACATTCAGTGCTACTACACCAAGTGGTGGTGCCTGGGAGTCTGCCTATGATATTTGGGATAGTGCTAATGCGTATGAGATTATGTTATGGATGAACTATACAGGAACATCCAGCGGTAGTGGTAATGTAAAACCTATCTCCTATAATTGGAGTGCAGCAGGCGATGCCGTTCCTGTATTTACTAATGTGAATGTAGGAGGACGTACCTGGAATGTATTCCGGGGAAATAATGGCTCGAACGAAGTTTTCTCTTTTTTGGCTACTACTAAAACAAATAATGCAACGGTAGACATTAAAGCTATACTGAACTGGATTAAGAGTAAAGGATGGATAGGTGATATTACTGTTGGCAATGTGCAGTTTGGGTATGAGATCACCTCATCCACTGGAGGACTTAATTATACTACAAACAGTTTTTCTGTGACTGCAAACTAA